The region TGATTGAACCCCATGTGGTTGAACTGCGCTGGGCCGATGATTACGGGCAGTACCACGGCGGGTTCCGGCCCAAGAGCGATCCGAAGATGATTTTTGGTCTGTCCACCAGCCTGGTCAAAATGAAAACGGACACCTTCAAAAGCGCGCCGGAGATCCCCGAGACCTACCAGAGTGACGTCCTCTACACGCCCCCCAGTGTCTGGGAAGAGCCCTGAGCGCGCCGTGATTGGGCGGCTGGGCCTTTGCTGCCTCGTTTTGATGCTGGTGGCGTGCCAGCCAGTGGAGGGATCCCAGCAGACCGCTCCACTCGGCCCCGACCAGTTCCATGCCCTGATTCTGCAGCGGTTGTCGGCACCGGAGTTCGAGCTCATTGACGGGGCGAAATTCTACGGCCCCCTGGTGACGGAGGGCGGCTCCCGGGTCTACGTCTCTCCTCTGAACCGGGAGCAGGTCCTGGGGGAGCTTTCGGCTCTGATTGAGCCCCATGTGGTGGAGATGCGCTGGAGCGATGATTACGGGCAGTATCACGGGACCTTCCGGCTCAGGAGCGACCCTGAGCTGGAGGTCGCGCTGGCCACCAGCCTGCTGAAGCCGAAAACCGACACCTTCAAAGACGCGCCGGAGATTCTCAGGGCCTACCAGAGCGACGTCCTCTACACGCCCCCCAGTGTCTGGGACGAGCCCTGACCGCTATTGAAGCTGCGCCTGACCGCCAGCGAACTGTTCGCCCAACTCAAGGCCTGGCCGGGCCTCTTCGAGCTGCATCCTGGTCGGCGCTGGAGCATTCGCGGTGCCCGTTTGCCTGCGCGCTAGACCCTGCCCGTCAGCACGTCCTGAACCGCAGCCCCTTTTGCCCAAATGAGGTGACCTCTGTCCACGTCCCATCCTGACGCGCCCGCCCCGACGCCCTTGCAGGCCCTGGCCCGTGAAGACCGCCCCACGATGGACGCCGAGGTGCTGCATGCCTGGGCCGGCGAGGTGCTGGCGGCTATGGCCCAGCCCTCGGCCCCGTCGGCCGCCACCCTCTCCGCGCACTGGCGCGCCGAGGCCGCCGGAGAACCCGAAGGCAGTCCGTCCTGGAGCGTGCTCCAGTACTGTGCCGATGAACTGGACATGTTGCTGGGCGGCTCCAGAGGCGGCCAGGCGGGCGCAGGCCCCGAGCAGCCCGGCCCGCCTTGACCCCAGCACCTGGGCTGAGGCCCTGACCGTGCTGCGGGACGCAGAGACGACCCTGATTCAGTACGGCGGCCAAGGGGTATACACGCTCAGCCGCCTCCAAGTATTCCTCAGGGCGCGTGCTGACTGACGCTGGGCGACCACACACTCAGATGACGTTGCCTGGCCACCCGTGCGCGCCGCACGCTGCGGTCCATGACCCGGGACTCTTCGACCCTTCCGCCCCACCTCCATGTACCCCTGTTCGTGCTAATGCTCGTGGCAGGCATGGTGCTCCTGACCCACATCATTCGGAGTTCTGGTGAAGCCCGGCGGGCCGCCACCACGGCTCCAGCCCGCCGCGCCCATCCCCACAGCGCCGCTGCACCCCGCCTTGCACACCCTGATCACCGTGCACCTGCACCGATGCAATTTGCTCATGGTCGCGGCGTTCGCCGATTGGCATAGCGTCCCCAGGCATGCCGGTTTGGCCGCCTACGAGCCATTATCGGTCACCAACTTGCCCATAACTGCTCACTACACACTGGGCTGGAGAAGCTCACTGACATCGACCTGTAGGGCATCGGCGAGTCGCTGCATGTGATCAAGTGTCACATTGGCCTCACCTCGCTCAATGGCCCCGATATATGTGCGATGAATACCAGCATGATCACCCAGATCCTCTTGCGACCAACGCGCCAGTTTCCGCAAGCGCCGCACATGGGCGGCGAAGCGCAGACGGGCGGCACTGGCAGGCATCCAGCCACACTGCTTGACAGAAGCTCACGAATCTACACTCTATACCTAGCATTTTGAGTATCGTGGGCCTACACTTTCGTCACAATGCGCGCACTGAAATATCACGCAATGGTGCAAATCCCACGAAAAGACACTGTCCTGCGGCCGAAAAACGCTGTGCTCAGCGTCTCCCTTCAGGCCAGCGTCGTCAATTTTCTCTTTGAGCAGCTGCACTCACCAGCGCGAATCTGTGGCGGTCTTCTGTTCGGATATCACGAAGGGACAATGCTTCGAGTGGTGCTCGCCAGCAGCGCTGGCTCTCCACAATGGTACGAGCAGTCCACGCGGTCTCTGCTGACGGTGGATGATCGCTTCACTCTAGGTTGGGCTGAGGCCGTTGCTGAGATATGGGGCGGACAGATTGACTGGTGTGGCAATTGGACCATCCATCCAACGGCTCAATGTCCCACGGATACGTGGGCTCGGGGACAGTTCTCTGACGGGCAGATACAGGGGTTGTTCGACGAACATACTATTTTGTTGATCGCTGGATGGCGCGACGGAGTAGCCAACTTCCAAGCGTACGTTGCGGATCATGAGGGAAACACAGCTACAGCTGCTGTCTCTCTGAGTTCAGACACGCCAACAGATCTCCCAGCACTTTGTATCTCTTAACATGTCAATGTGATGCAAAGGGAGAGGACGAAGGGCGATAGAAGCAAAATTTCTCCATCAAGGGAGAGAATTATCTCTACGGGGGTTCTGGCAACTTAAGCTCGGTAGGCTGGTGGGCTGTGACTAACCGGAAACCCTCCCGCCACCGTTTTCCCCTGAGCGTCATCGGGTATGCCCTGCGGCGCTCCCCCCGCTTCCCCCTCAGCCAGCGGGACGTTCAGGAATTGCTCCATGAGCGCGGGATCCACGTCAGTCACAAAACCCTGCGGCAGTGGAACATCAAATTCGCTCCCCTGTTCACTGCAGCGCTGCGGCACCGTGAACCCCGACGGGGTTCTCTGTGGTTTTTGGATGAGGTGTGTTGAGGTCGGTGGAGAGAAGCATTGGCTCTGGAGGGCGGTGGATGAGGAAGGAGCTGTGCTGGACATCCTGCTTCAGGAACATTGCGACACTCGGGCAGCCAGGTCCTTTTTCGTCCACCTGCTGAGGGAATACGACGTACCGGAGATTCTCCATACCGACAAGTTGTGGACCTACGGGGCGGCGCTCCGAGGACTCCCCGTGCTCAACGGCGTGGAGCACGTTCCTGTGGTGTCCACCGCGCGCTGTAACAACCTAGTTAAGCAATCGCATTGACCCACACGGCAACAGGAGCGA is a window of Deinococcus betulae DNA encoding:
- a CDS encoding helix-turn-helix domain-containing protein translates to MPASAARLRFAAHVRRLRKLARWSQEDLGDHAGIHRTYIGAIERGEANVTLDHMQRLADALQVDVSELLQPSV